TATAAGCACCCTTTATTTGTTGTACTTTAAACTGAGTAAATTCTTTGAGCGCTTGTATGACCTGATCCTGTTCTTCTTCCTTCAGCTCATAAACGCACTCCCGTAGCCACTCACCAAATAGAAAGGCTTGACGCCCTTTCCGAGGGCTCTTTCTTAAGGAGTCGAGGCAACCCTCAAACTTATCGTTTAGGACATCGGTAAGATTGTATTTCTCAATCTTCTCTATTACCATTCCTGCCCCATATTCGGTTTCATAAACTATGACTTCATTAGAATCAAAGGAAACGTAAGATGTTTCTTTACCTTCCTTTGCCCTGAATTCCTTAAGCTTGTTAAAGGCTGTCTCATAAATGTAGTCTTGAGACTGTTTAAGCTGTGGTAGTTCATAACCATGCTTCAAGGTCTTGATATATTCAATATCTGGCATATAATCTGCCAAATGATACATCCGATTCTTCAGATCTGTTCCAAGCGCTTCAATGATCTTGTCCAGATTGTCCTTAAGCGGAATGCTCTCTCCACGTTCGATTTTGCTAAGCTGTGAATAACTTATGCCGCTCTTTTCTTCCAGTCCTCTTAAGGTTAACCCTCTCGTCTTTCTGATGTGCCGAATGAAATTACCCAGCTCATCGGGATAGTTCTCAAAATCATTCATGGGAGTCACCTCCCTACTATCATAACACAACATAACAATTTGTGTTGGCTTATAACAATTATTCCTTGTATTTACTTGCTTCTGAAGGGTAATTCTCAACACTCAACACCCAATATAACCCTATCTTTACAAAAGATCGGAGAAGACATGGCACCGTTCTGTAAGGATTTGGATTATGCTTACCTCAGTTTTACTATCCGTGTCCTGCCTCTTTACCTTCGGCTTCCTGATTCACTTTACTTACCTCTAATTCTGACGTATCGGACCGAGGAGACCATATAAAGCTGATTTCTGCCATTTCGCTCAGCTATCGGACTCAGATGCAACTATTCATTTAAATATACTGCGATTCAGAGCAAAAGTATGACAATAAGAGCTATGGAGTCCGTAAATATCCAAATCATCTAGAGTATCATGTCAAAACAAACTTTTTCAGATAAAAGCAGCTGTAAACTCAGGCGACCTTACCTTCGCACTCTCCATTTCCCCTATCCTTTGTACAATTCTGTGCTTATATCGAGCTAAACCAATTTCTCAAAAAAACAGCCAGTCTCCAACAACCTGAGACTGGCCACAATTATTACTCCATAACACTCAGCAGGTTAAGAATCATCTGTGCGCTTTCGGCACGAGTACCATTTTGCTTCGGTGCAAATTGCCCATCAGCACGTCCTTGCATCAATCCAAGGCTGTACACCTCACTGATAGCCTCTTGAGCCCACTGCGGTGCAGTGCCAATATCGGTAAATGCTGAACCGTTAGGACTAGCTACAGATACGCTGCTCATAGCATAAGCATATGCACGAGCCAGCATCGCAGCCATCTCTTGACGAGAGATCTTGGCATCCGGTTCAAACTGTGAAGCAGTCTCACCATTAACAATTCCAGCTTGTTTCGCTAACCCCACAGCTTCTGCATACCATTTGTCAGCAGGCACATCAGCGAATGCAATTTCTGCTTGCCCATTCAAGCCAAGCGCGCGGACTAACATAGCTGTAAACTCAGCACGTGTAACCGCACGGTTTGGATCAAAACGATCCGCAGCTACACCTTGTACAAGCTGTTTTGCCGCAAGCTGCTTCACAGCAAGGTATACCCAGTGATTCGACTTCAGGTCATTGAAAGTTTTGTCATATTCTAATAAAACATATTTACTAAAATGACTGACGGTAGCAGATAGATAACCATTCATCCATGTACTGCTCATATACTCCAACTTGCCAGCATCATCCATAAAATAAATACCTAGCAAGCTTCGATCTACATTCGTACCGACCTTATATGAAATCGTGAGCGGCACTGCAAACTGTCTTAACGAGAAGGACTGGCCATTTTCTGTGATCATGCTGAGCGACCATTCCCGCAGATCACTTTTTGCCCTCAATTGTGCGCCTGCAAGTGTACCTGCACGATTCAACAGATCAACTGTTGTATTACCAGCTACGGTGTTCAACCGTATTGAAATCGTACTCTTTGCAATGGCTTCAGCTGAGACTAACTTACTTAATTCAGCCAGCACTTCCGCAGGTATTGTAACCGTTAAATCCTCCATCACCACTCTGAGTGGTGCACGTCCAAGCAGTTCAATCGCATTTCCTGGTAAAAGCAATTCCGTAACCGCTCCGTCAACAGAAACCACAACTTCACCTTGAGCATTCTTGTTCTCTGACAGTTGAGAGGCTGTTATCGTTACAACACCCGCTTGTGCTGATGCCGACGGTGTTGATGTAGCTGTTGGCGTCGGTAACACCGGAGGTCCCGGCACCCAGCCGCCCGGCGTTGGTGTTGGTTCTGGAGTCGGTGTCGGTGTTGGCTCGGGATTTGGTGTTGGCGTCGTACCCGGCGATCGTTCGGTCACCGTCAAAACATATTCAGTGCTCAAACCGTTATAAACAGCGTTGACTTTTGTTGTACCTGCACTCAATGCATGAAGTTCGCCGTTCTCACTAATCATTGCAATGGAATGATTGGAAGTATCATAGCTTACGCCCTCTACCAATTCTTGCTTGCTGCCGTCACTATATACCGCCTGAACAACAACGGAGCCTTTACTTCCTTGTTCCAGCGAATCCGGCCCATTTATCGTTATTTCTGTAAGAATAGGAGCCTCATCATTAGTTACGACAAGGTTATATTCCGAGGCGAACTCTCTATAGGTTACAGAGATCACAGTAGAGCCTTCCTGATGAGCCTGAATCAAGCCCTGTTCATTGATCGTAGCAATATGCTCTTTCGAGCTGGAATAATGAAGTCCATCCAATATTGGGATACGTTTACCGGATGCGTAGACAGCTTCTGTTACTGTCTTGTCGACTTCTTCTGGTTTAAGCTGTCTATTGCCCTGAAGTTTAATAGATTGCAGCGCATCTACAGTTATCGTACTTTCTGCAAAAATATTCGAGTAACCTGCCACTGTAACTCTTACCTTAGCTGTCCCTGGCTTCAATGCAGTAACCAAGCCATTGTCATCTACAGTAACTACTGATTCTGCCGTCTCAGGAACGATGGACCAAAGCTTTTTCAGATGATTAGCCTCATCCGGCCCCACCTTGGCATGCAATTGAAGACTAGCACCAGGCTCAAGCTCAACAGCCGTTTGATCCAGTGCAATAGATTTCGGAACAAATTTCCCGATTACTAAACGGTCAATTTCAATACCGTCTACCGTTCTTGCGGTAACCGTAATCTCGTTCTTCTCAATCTCAACAGCAGTATAGATTTGCTCATCTTCGTCGTATATTTTTTCTTGCCAGAAACGTGGCGTCAGCGCATAGAACTTAGGACCTGAGGAACCTCCAATAACATATCGAGCGCCCTCGCCCTCAGCTACCTGCTTGCCATCCTTCATCGGAAAAGTTCGCAAATAGATATGATCATGACCATTCATAACCAGATCCACATTATGCTTATCAAACACCGGCACCCACTTTGCTTGCACCTGCTCATTCGAATAGATGCTGCCGTATGGTCCTTGATGGAAGAAAATCACCTTCCACTTTTTATCTGTAGCAGAAAGATCCTGATCCAGCCACTCTGCTTGTTCCGCGAACGGAGCACCTGAATGCTCTGTATTCATAACCACAAAGTGCGTATCCTGAATATCAAAAGAATAATTCGTACCTTTTACGCTCGCAGCGCCATTTTGCGGATTATTGAATTGTGCCAGGTAATCCCCATTTCCATTGGTTCCCATCACTTCATGGTTCCCAATAATCGGGACAAGCGTGGTGTTCATGATCTGCTTCTGAGCTGCATCGAACCACCAGTTCCACTGCTCTTGTTCAAAGCCTTTATCCACCATATCTCCAGCGTGAACCAGCATCTCCGCATCTGGCATGTAGGCGAAGGCTGCCTGAATCGTATTTTTCCAAAGATCAAAACCAGCTTTAGAGTCTGCTTGGGAATCCCCGATAAACAGGAACTTCGTAGAAGAGCTCTCCGCCCCACTTGTAACGAACGTTCCTTGCTCACTTACATTAGACTCGCCATCACCCACACGATATACATATTCCGTTCCAGGGGTAAGCCCAGGTGCCTCGGCTTTATGGACCCGCATCGTTCCGTCATTGTTGGTATTGTAGATTGAGCTACTGCCAGTAATTTCCATTACATTCGAGGCTTGAAAGCTTGTGAACTCTGCTTTTTTCACAACTTCGACTACAGTATCCACGGTTAGCGGTTCTGTCTGCCAAGTGAACTGGCGGGAAGTCGCTGGATCCTGGCCCATCGTAATGTTAACATTACGCGGAGCAGCAGTACCGTCATACGGAGCAACTTTGAATGTCATTACAGGACTATAAGTATTTCCGCTCACCGCCTGTAATTTAAATGTTCCTTCTGCTGAAGTGACGAAGTCAGTTGTAAGTGTTCCATTTGAGCCTGAAGTAGCTCCTTGTACCTCTTCACCATTGAACAACAACTTTGCTCCTTTAACGCCACTTCCACTCAGATCTTTTACCGAAAAAGACGCATCAAAGCCCTTCGCTAGATCATAATGGTTCCAAGTGAGCATTAACTGTGTTTTCACCACGGATTCGACAGCCGCTCCAATAAAAGAAATAGGAACCCCGGCACCCTCCGTAGAAGTTACAGATCCGGATGTATTTTCAATTACAAAAGGTTTGCTTATATCTCCAGCGAGCTGCTCCTGAGTAAAGAGACCCACATAATCATTTCGAACCGTATATTGAATTTGCCCGATTAGATCCGTATCTCCTAGATTGGAGGAATGGATACTGGTTAGGTTAAGACGCACAGTGCCCAAAGCTGGATCAATGATCGAATCCATTTGAGCTTCTGTTACCTTATTTCCCCGAATTACCTTCAAATCTTTAATAGCAGCCGGATTAAAAGCAAACGTAAGATTTCCTTCCTTCAGCTTGCTCGCCTTCTCTGCCGTTACGTCCAAAGTGTAGGTGTTGCCGGCATATACTACATCAGGTGTTTTATACACATAGAACGGAGAGCCCAAATTCACTGTAAAATACCATTCTTTTATCGTCTGATTACCGCTCAAATCACGAATGGCAACTTTTACTTTATGACGGCCTTCTGTAAGTGGAACCTTTGACTTATAAGTGATTTGACCCTTTGGAGGATAAAAGCCATGCTCCACTAATTGTTCGTCCACATACACACGTGTTTTCTCCGGATCGATTAAGGTCGTTCCCGGATGCGCCACCGGATCATAACCATCGTCCTCACCATTGACGGAAAGGGTCGGCGTAGCTGTTTTGACAATTTCGTTCACGCCAGGATAAGCATCTTTAATCACAGGAGGTGTTCTATCCTCGGTTATCGGCCCGTAGATAGCACGAATATCATCCACATAAATAGCACCCGCGGTCTTGTTAAGATTGCTTGTCTCCATATAGCGAACAGGCATATCCATCGTTAAAGGTGTAGTTTTCCCCTTAGGAACGGATACTTCGACGTATTTCCATCCCGTCC
The window above is part of the Paenibacillus sp. FSL K6-0276 genome. Proteins encoded here:
- a CDS encoding helix-turn-helix transcriptional regulator, which produces MNDFENYPDELGNFIRHIRKTRGLTLRGLEEKSGISYSQLSKIERGESIPLKDNLDKIIEALGTDLKNRMYHLADYMPDIEYIKTLKHGYELPQLKQSQDYIYETAFNKLKEFRAKEGKETSYVSFDSNEVIVYETEYGAGMVIEKIEKYNLTDVLNDKFEGCLDSLRKSPRKGRQAFLFGEWLRECVYELKEEEQDQVIQALKEFTQFKVQQIKGAYK
- a CDS encoding phosphodiester glycosidase family protein, which codes for MRRYLKQINVAVIFVLMISLLQPGAFVRASISDLPASDYGTVIDVRKTELAPGAMYTWMDLQNERGLQKIHAVEFNPQNSNLELRAGTKDGKVYGMKGVTEMASYADAPGNRVIAGVNGDFYEISGFATGVPNGLFMDDGVILNSSISAFTFGLKEDGSSIYGVPKLTKNITINGKTTNLTSINRYRNTNDLVLYTENYNTSTKSTNEGDEVVLDIVEGEVKSGQTLKLRVSEIRNNQGNSPLAKGKVILSANGTSRSVLQGLSVGDMVTANFALSGEWNEVRVAIGGEGPLVKDGVVQQGVGPLGFHPRTAIGTKADGSLVLFEVDGRSPGFSEGVDTEELGNILKDMGVVNAMNLDGGGSSTFVARMPGTTGVKMMNQGSDGYERKTGNGLLVVNTAPEQSAASKLVVHPNAERILQGSSFVFKAAGVDENGHPAPYSSTLNWQVDSSLGNIDGNGVFTAGTSAGTGKVTVEAGPVKGSGEIEVVDKLTELKFPDEIKTYTSGATAQLTIKALRNGQVIQADNHSFNWRVEGEIGTVDENGLFQATSENGKNGKIFANYGDVETSFEVNVGLPPVILEDFENGIDKYIASSAAANSVAIQEVTDQDFVRSGDKALKLEYDFVNKTGTSGAYLAASSAANRILIPGYPEKISMWIYGDGKKHWLRGQIRDGNNAAVPVDFTDQVNGVSWTGWKYVEVSVPKGKTTPLTMDMPVRYMETSNLNKTAGAIYVDDIRAIYGPITEDRTPPVIKDAYPGVNEIVKTATPTLSVNGEDDGYDPVAHPGTTLIDPEKTRVYVDEQLVEHGFYPPKGQITYKSKVPLTEGRHKVKVAIRDLSGNQTIKEWYFTVNLGSPFYVYKTPDVVYAGNTYTLDVTAEKASKLKEGNLTFAFNPAAIKDLKVIRGNKVTEAQMDSIIDPALGTVRLNLTSIHSSNLGDTDLIGQIQYTVRNDYVGLFTQEQLAGDISKPFVIENTSGSVTSTEGAGVPISFIGAAVESVVKTQLMLTWNHYDLAKGFDASFSVKDLSGSGVKGAKLLFNGEEVQGATSGSNGTLTTDFVTSAEGTFKLQAVSGNTYSPVMTFKVAPYDGTAAPRNVNITMGQDPATSRQFTWQTEPLTVDTVVEVVKKAEFTSFQASNVMEITGSSSIYNTNNDGTMRVHKAEAPGLTPGTEYVYRVGDGESNVSEQGTFVTSGAESSSTKFLFIGDSQADSKAGFDLWKNTIQAAFAYMPDAEMLVHAGDMVDKGFEQEQWNWWFDAAQKQIMNTTLVPIIGNHEVMGTNGNGDYLAQFNNPQNGAASVKGTNYSFDIQDTHFVVMNTEHSGAPFAEQAEWLDQDLSATDKKWKVIFFHQGPYGSIYSNEQVQAKWVPVFDKHNVDLVMNGHDHIYLRTFPMKDGKQVAEGEGARYVIGGSSGPKFYALTPRFWQEKIYDEDEQIYTAVEIEKNEITVTARTVDGIEIDRLVIGKFVPKSIALDQTAVELEPGASLQLHAKVGPDEANHLKKLWSIVPETAESVVTVDDNGLVTALKPGTAKVRVTVAGYSNIFAESTITVDALQSIKLQGNRQLKPEEVDKTVTEAVYASGKRIPILDGLHYSSSKEHIATINEQGLIQAHQEGSTVISVTYREFASEYNLVVTNDEAPILTEITINGPDSLEQGSKGSVVVQAVYSDGSKQELVEGVSYDTSNHSIAMISENGELHALSAGTTKVNAVYNGLSTEYVLTVTERSPGTTPTPNPEPTPTPTPEPTPTPGGWVPGPPVLPTPTATSTPSASAQAGVVTITASQLSENKNAQGEVVVSVDGAVTELLLPGNAIELLGRAPLRVVMEDLTVTIPAEVLAELSKLVSAEAIAKSTISIRLNTVAGNTTVDLLNRAGTLAGAQLRAKSDLREWSLSMITENGQSFSLRQFAVPLTISYKVGTNVDRSLLGIYFMDDAGKLEYMSSTWMNGYLSATVSHFSKYVLLEYDKTFNDLKSNHWVYLAVKQLAAKQLVQGVAADRFDPNRAVTRAEFTAMLVRALGLNGQAEIAFADVPADKWYAEAVGLAKQAGIVNGETASQFEPDAKISRQEMAAMLARAYAYAMSSVSVASPNGSAFTDIGTAPQWAQEAISEVYSLGLMQGRADGQFAPKQNGTRAESAQMILNLLSVME